Proteins from a genomic interval of Sphingobacterium sp. SYP-B4668:
- a CDS encoding SusD/RagB family nutrient-binding outer membrane lipoprotein encodes MKTTPISKYALLFITSMSIISCSTKFDDSYYIDPNNPSKASGTQLIANSQFYLPNVSSSAFGVHYPQYLSLTTFTDNTRFISSVFNFSTWYTGPLNNLENVISNADVLNANEGPVINQLAVAKILKSFFTWHVTDRWGDIPYSEALQGTAMSTPKYDKQQDIYNNIFTLLEEANSSIVTTNGAIKNDIVYGGNILKWKKLGNTIHLLMALRLSKVDPEKGKIEFAKALAAGVFESNADNLSYPHLAEVDHENFWYTSFTRLGRKWYALSKPLVDYMKPLNDPRLPIFGDKNSVGEYNGLEFGKAIPNPDVDIPQVSLLGERLREQNSPVNIVTYAQVLFAKAEAAKLGWIVGGDVQAKIFYEDAITQSISQWTGSTSSAADFIAQTTVQYNSTKAIQQIAEQRWVHLFLNGYEAWAEWRRTGFPLLTLSSDNNGGKIPRREGYPSQEATNNKTNYDAAVASFPYGGPDGFDTRVWWDKP; translated from the coding sequence CTTCGGGTACACAGTTAATCGCAAATTCACAATTTTACCTCCCTAATGTTAGCTCTAGCGCCTTCGGAGTCCACTATCCGCAATACTTATCCTTGACAACTTTTACGGATAATACGAGGTTTATTTCCTCGGTTTTTAATTTTTCCACTTGGTACACCGGGCCCTTGAACAACCTGGAGAATGTCATTAGCAATGCCGATGTTCTCAATGCAAATGAAGGCCCCGTCATCAACCAACTTGCTGTGGCGAAAATCTTAAAATCCTTCTTCACATGGCATGTAACCGATCGATGGGGTGACATTCCTTATTCAGAGGCATTACAGGGAACAGCGATGTCAACCCCCAAGTATGACAAACAACAAGATATCTACAACAATATTTTCACCTTATTAGAGGAGGCCAACTCTTCCATAGTAACGACGAATGGTGCTATAAAAAATGACATTGTATATGGAGGGAACATTCTGAAGTGGAAAAAACTAGGGAATACCATTCATCTACTAATGGCTTTACGTCTATCAAAGGTAGACCCAGAAAAAGGTAAGATAGAATTTGCGAAAGCGCTTGCGGCTGGGGTATTTGAATCCAATGCTGATAACCTCTCCTATCCACATCTCGCTGAAGTGGACCATGAAAACTTTTGGTATACGTCATTCACTCGATTGGGGCGCAAGTGGTATGCGCTAAGTAAGCCATTAGTGGACTATATGAAGCCCTTAAATGACCCTAGACTCCCAATTTTTGGTGACAAGAATAGTGTTGGCGAATACAATGGATTGGAATTTGGCAAGGCTATTCCCAATCCTGATGTAGATATTCCACAGGTCTCCCTATTGGGAGAACGTCTAAGGGAGCAGAATTCTCCAGTAAATATTGTGACCTATGCGCAAGTACTCTTCGCGAAAGCAGAAGCTGCTAAATTGGGATGGATTGTCGGTGGGGATGTGCAAGCAAAAATTTTCTATGAAGATGCCATCACCCAGTCCATCAGCCAATGGACAGGCAGTACGAGCTCTGCTGCTGATTTCATTGCACAAACCACTGTGCAATACAACTCCACTAAGGCCATTCAACAAATAGCCGAACAAAGGTGGGTCCACTTATTTCTGAATGGATATGAAGCTTGGGCAGAATGGCGTAGGACAGGATTTCCCCTACTTACTTTGAGCTCTGATAACAATGGGGGTAAAATCCCTAGACGAGAGGGCTACCCATCTCAAGAAGCAACAAATAACAAGACAAACTATGATGCTGCGGTTGCATCATTTCCCTACGGTGGTCCAGATGGATTTGACACACGAGTATGGTGGGATAAGCCCTAG